One Dromiciops gliroides isolate mDroGli1 chromosome 3, mDroGli1.pri, whole genome shotgun sequence DNA segment encodes these proteins:
- the KCNJ1 gene encoding ATP-sensitive inward rectifier potassium channel 1 produces the protein MFKYLQKYFAVHLFGHSRQRTRLVSKDGRCNIEFGNVGAQSRLIFFVDIWTTVLDLKWRYKMTIFITAFLGSWFLFGLLWYAVAYLHKDLPEFRPSSNHTPCVDNINGLTSAFLFSLETQVTIGYGYRCVTEQCGTAIFLLVLQSILGVIINCFMCGAILAKISRSKKRAKTITFSKNAVISKRGGKLCLLIRVANLRKSLLISSHIYGKLLRTTVTPEGETIILDQININFVVDAGNENLFFISPLTIYHIIDHNSPFFHMAAENLLQQDFELVVFLDGTVESTSATCQVRTSYVPEEVLWGYRFAPMVSKTKEGKYRVDFHNFGKTVAVDTPHCALCLYNEKDARNRLKKGYDNPNFVLAEVNETDDTKM, from the coding sequence ATGTTCAAATATCTCCAGAAATATTTTGCTGTACACCTTTTTGGACATTCCCGACAGAGAACAAGACTAGTCTCCAAAGATGGAAGGTGTAACATAGAGTTTGGCAATGTGGGAGCACAATCAAGGTTGATCTTCTTTGTGGATATCTGGACAACAGTGCTTGATCTCAAGTGGAGATATAAAATGACCATTTTTATCACTGCCTTCTTAGGCAGCTGGTTCCTCTTTGGCCTCCTATGGTATGCAGTAGCATACTTACATAAAGATCTTCCAGAGTTTCGTCCATCTAGCAACCATACTCCATGTGTAGATAACATTAATGGCTTAACCTCGGCTTTCCTATTTTCTCTCGAAACCCAAGTTACCATCGGTTATGGTTACAGGTGTGTGACAGAACAATGTGGCACAGCTATCTTCCTTCTTGTCTTGCAGTCCATCCTTGGAGTCATTATCAACTGTTTCATGTGTGGTGCCATCTTAGCCAAGATCTCTAGATCAAAGAAACGAGCCAAAACCATCACCTTCAGTAAGAATGCCGTTATCAGCAAACGGGGTGGGAAGCTTTGTCTCCTGATCCGGGTGGCTAACCTCAGGAAAAGCCTCTTGATTAGCAGTCACATCTATGGCAAGCTCTTAAGAACCACAGTCACACCTGAAGGAGAGACCATTATTTTGGACCAGATCAATATCAACTTTGTGGTTGATGCAGGCAATGAAAACTTGTTCTTTATTTCCCCACTGACCATCTATCATATTATTGACCATAACAGCCCCTTCTTCCACATGGCAGCTGAAAACCTTCTCCAGCAGGACTTTGAGCTGGTGGTGTTTTTAGATGGAACGGTGGAGTCCACCAGTGCCACCTGTCAGGTCCGGACATCCTATGTCCCAGAGGAAGTGCTATGGGGCTATCGTTTTGCCCCCATGGTGTCCAAGACCAAGGAAGGGAAGTACAGAGTGGATTTCCATAATTTCGGCAAGACGGTGGCAGTGGACACTCCGCATTGTGCCTTATGCCTCTACAATGAGAAAGATGCCAGAAACAGATTGAAGAAAGGCTACGACAATCCCAATTTTGTCCTGGCAGAAGTCAATGAAACAGATGATACAAAAATGTAG